From Coriobacteriia bacterium, one genomic window encodes:
- a CDS encoding LysM peptidoglycan-binding domain-containing protein, whose amino-acid sequence MDTALVLVILVLLVVGATITGIPHRLESPALVTISVQQGDTIWGLAEKYPAPGLRTEETVDLLIRVNSLGEKMLLAGSTVQVPASSIENRLALKR is encoded by the coding sequence TTGGATACCGCTCTCGTTCTGGTGATCCTGGTTCTGCTCGTCGTCGGTGCCACCATCACTGGGATTCCCCATAGGTTAGAAAGCCCAGCACTCGTCACCATCTCGGTGCAGCAGGGCGACACCATATGGGGACTTGCCGAGAAGTACCCGGCCCCCGGACTCCGTACCGAAGAAACGGTGGATTTACTCATCCGCGTCAATTCGCTCGGAGAGAAGATGCTTCTTGCCGGTAGCACCGTACAGGTACCTGCTAGTTCGATAGAGAATCGCCTCGCACTGAAGAGATAA
- the hflX gene encoding GTPase HflX → MTERRNPATKDDSLERRDHAVLVGIDRGDRDWPTEESIAELTRLTETAGADVLAVVTQRLDHPNPRTFLGKGKVEEIAEFVKDLSATLVIIDDELTPTQQANLENLIPETKIADRTALILDIFALHAVTREGKLQVQLAQMEYLLPRLRGMWRHLDRFAGGGVLTRGPGESQLETDRRLARKRIGELKHELKGVSAERALQRRARMRSGVFKVALVGYTNAGKSTLLNALTGSDVLQADMLFATLDSTTRRLILPEGRELTLTDTVGFIHKLPHGLVEAFKSTLDEVREADLLLHVTDAGSPQREAQMQAVREVLAEIDAQAPNIVVINKSDTLNSADRAILEKRNPSAVFVSAKSLTGLDALLARIADEAGRASVTMTVTVPYTRGDVVALAHERAHILSERHTDFGTQIVLRVPKELEPMFAEFHAAPDTV, encoded by the coding sequence TTGACGGAACGCCGGAACCCAGCCACGAAGGACGACTCTCTTGAGCGCCGCGATCATGCGGTGCTCGTCGGAATCGACCGCGGTGATCGGGACTGGCCAACGGAAGAATCTATCGCCGAGCTGACGCGACTCACCGAGACGGCGGGAGCCGATGTTTTGGCCGTCGTCACGCAACGCCTTGATCACCCGAATCCTCGCACCTTCCTCGGCAAGGGGAAGGTCGAGGAGATCGCGGAGTTCGTCAAGGACCTCAGCGCAACACTCGTCATCATTGACGATGAGCTCACGCCCACTCAGCAAGCCAACCTCGAGAACCTCATTCCTGAAACCAAGATAGCCGATCGGACCGCGCTCATCCTAGACATCTTTGCGCTGCATGCCGTCACCCGTGAAGGCAAACTTCAGGTTCAGCTCGCTCAGATGGAGTATCTGCTCCCGCGCCTGCGCGGCATGTGGCGTCACCTTGACCGGTTCGCCGGCGGAGGCGTCCTCACTCGTGGGCCGGGGGAGAGTCAGCTCGAGACTGACCGGAGGCTCGCGAGGAAACGCATCGGCGAGCTCAAACACGAACTTAAGGGTGTCTCGGCCGAGCGAGCGCTGCAGCGCCGCGCCAGAATGCGAAGCGGCGTCTTCAAGGTAGCTCTGGTCGGCTACACCAATGCAGGGAAGTCCACGCTGCTGAATGCGCTTACCGGCTCGGATGTGCTACAGGCCGACATGCTCTTCGCAACGCTGGACTCCACAACTAGGCGCCTCATCCTCCCCGAGGGGAGAGAGCTTACGCTCACGGACACCGTCGGCTTCATCCACAAGCTTCCGCACGGGCTGGTCGAGGCGTTCAAATCAACGCTTGACGAAGTGCGCGAGGCCGACCTGCTCCTGCACGTCACGGACGCCGGGTCGCCACAACGCGAAGCGCAAATGCAGGCGGTTCGAGAGGTGCTCGCCGAAATAGATGCACAGGCGCCCAATATCGTGGTCATCAACAAGAGCGATACCCTCAACTCGGCCGACAGAGCCATCCTCGAGAAGCGCAACCCATCGGCGGTGTTCGTGTCCGCGAAGTCTCTGACCGGCTTAGATGCGCTGCTGGCACGCATTGCCGATGAGGCAGGCAGAGCGAGTGTCACCATGACTGTGACCGTACCATACACTCGCGGGGACGTAGTCGCATTGGCGCACGAGAGAGCACATATCCTCAGCGAGCGGCATACAGACTTCGGCACACAGATTGTGCTCCGTGTGCCGAAGGAACTCGAGCCGATGTTTGCCGAGTTCCATGCGGCCCCTGATACCGTATAA
- the lexA gene encoding transcriptional repressor LexA — translation MTYQRELSKRQQQIIDFIRSEIHRCGYPPSVREIGEAVGLSSSSTVHSHLASLEAKGFIRRDPSKPRALEVLDFRETERGIDASAIRMVPVLGQVAAGQPIMAAENIEQTMPLPAEMVGDSTFILRVRGDSMIEAGILNGDFVVVRQQTTANNGDIVVAMIDDEATVKTFYKEADRVRLQPQNSTMEPIYTRDIMLLGKVVALLRRL, via the coding sequence ATGACCTATCAGCGCGAGCTGAGCAAGCGGCAGCAGCAGATAATCGATTTCATCAGGTCTGAGATACATCGGTGTGGCTATCCTCCGAGTGTCCGCGAGATCGGCGAAGCGGTCGGCCTCTCCTCGTCTTCTACCGTGCATTCTCATCTTGCATCCTTGGAGGCAAAGGGTTTCATTCGACGTGACCCGTCGAAGCCGCGAGCGCTGGAGGTTCTGGACTTTCGCGAAACCGAGCGCGGAATCGACGCCAGCGCCATTCGGATGGTGCCGGTTCTGGGACAGGTGGCCGCAGGTCAGCCCATCATGGCTGCCGAGAACATCGAGCAGACCATGCCATTGCCTGCGGAAATGGTGGGTGACTCAACCTTCATCCTTAGAGTACGCGGCGATTCGATGATTGAAGCCGGCATTCTGAACGGCGACTTCGTAGTCGTTCGCCAGCAGACTACCGCCAACAACGGTGACATCGTTGTTGCAATGATCGATGACGAGGCCACGGTGAAGACGTTCTATAAAGAGGCGGACCGTGTTCGCCTGCAGCCGCAGAACAGCACTATGGAACCCATTTACACGCGCGACATAATGCTTCTCGGCAAGGTGGTTGCGCTGCTCAGGAGATTGTGA